The nucleotide sequence GTTTGATGAATCTTAGGTGATTGTTATACAAAGGCTGTTGGAGCATTTAATAATCAGTGAATTATATTTTAAGGTTTTAGATTTTAATCATTTAGTTTGTCAATTCGAAAAATAGTTGTACCTTTGCGCCCTGAAAAAATTACGTAATAAAATTAGCATTGCAATGAAAAAAGAAATTCACCCAGAATCTTACCGTTTGGTGGCTTTCAAAGATATGTCGAACGACGATATCTTCATCACAAAGTCTACCGTAGAAACAAAAGAGACTATTGAAGTAGAAGGGGTTGAGTATCCATTAGTAAAATTAGAGATTTCTCGCACTTCGCACCCTTACTACACTGGTAAATCTAAACTTATCGACACAGCCGGACGTATTGATAAGTTTAAAAACAAATACGCTAAGTTCCAAAAATAACATAGCAACTTTTAAAAACCTCCTCACGGAGGTTTTTTTTCTTATGAAAATACTTTCGGTCTCTCTTCATAATATCGCTTCTATAGAAGGTCCCTTTACGCTTAATTTGGAAGCTGAACCCCTTAAATCGGTGGGGTTATTTGCTATTACAGGAGCGACAGGGGCAGGCAAATCTACCATTTTAGATGCTATTTGCCTTGCGCTTTACAACGATACTCCTCGATTGGCAACTACAAAAAACTCGGTTGCTATTGCTGACGGCTCGGCTGAGGTGCAGGTGAATAATGTGAAGAACCTCTTGCGCAAAGGGGCGATTTCGGGCTATGCCAAAGTGGTATTTCAGGCGGTAGACGGCAAGACTTATGAAGCGGAATGGCAGGTACGCAGAGCCTATAACAAACTTTCGGGGGCAATTCAGCCTGAAACTTTGCAACTTACTTGCCTGACGGATAACCAACTGATTGCTGAGAACCGCAAGACATTGGTGCTCGAAAAGATAAAGGAATGCGTAGGCTTGACCTTTGACGAGTTTACCAAATCGGTAATTTTGGCACAAGGAGACTTTACGTCGTTCTTAAAAGCGAATGATGATAAGCGGTCGGATATTTTAGAAAAACTCACAGGTACGGAGATTTACACACGCATTTCTAAGCAAGTGTACGAACTCAACAAGCAACATAAAAACGAACTCCAACTCTTAGAAAAACAGCTTGAAAACATCGTTTTTTTAACGGAAGAAGAACGCAGTGCCTTAACCGAGCAACTTACAGCCGATGAAGAGAGGTTGAAAACCTTACAAGCCTCGCTCGCTACTTTAAAAGAACAACAGCAGTGGTTTGACAATCAGAAGTTGTACACTCAGCAATGGCAAGAAGCTATTGCCAATAAAGAAAAAGCCGAACAAGAGAAAACCTCGCAAGCGGAACGTTTTGGAGAGCTTGCTATCATAGAGCAATTACAAGCCATAAAAGGGGATATCCTCACCGAGCAAAGGGAAAAAGAACTATTAGCAACTGCTCAGCAACATTTGAAAGAAGCTACTGCCGAAAAAGAACGGCTCACAGCTAATAAGGCTAAGGTATCCGAGCAAAAATTGCTAACCGAAAACGATTTGGCTACTGCCAAAAAGGCTTATGAAATTGCCAAACCTTTTATTGCCAGAGCAAAGGAATTGGACGTACGACTTGCAGAACTAACGCAGATTTTTGAGCAAAAACAGCAGCAGCAAGAGGCGAAAGAGACTGCTTTGCAAGCTAAAAAAGAGTCGCTTGAAAAAGTAACTGAACATATACAGAAAGGGGAGAGGTACATTCAGCAAGAAGAGCAGTGGCTCAACACTCACCCTGATGAAGCGCAGTTGTACCGCAATGCGTTGTGGCTCAAACAGCTTGTGGAAGAACAGCAACAACTCAATGAAAAACTAACTGCCCATAGCCAAGCAGAAGAACGCCTTAGACAACAACTCAATGAGCTGAAAGCACAATACCCTATACAGGCACTCCCTTCAACTGATATAGAGATGCTTGCTAAACAGCAGAAGGCTTATCTCACCGCCTTGCAAGTGTATCAGGCGGATAGAGAGATTGCCAAACATATCAAGCAATACACTGACGCAAAGGTTCAGAGAGAAGCGCTCTTACAAGAGATGCAAAACACCCAAAGCCAAATATTGGAAACATTGCAACGTTTAAAAACTGAGAAGATAGCCACCCAAATAGCTTGTGATACAGCGGAACGCATTTACCAAAGGGCACAAATAGAAAATACCAAAGATGTAGCGTTTTTGAGAGAACATTTGGTGGAAGGAGAAGCCTGCCCCGTATGTGGTTCGGTACACCACCCCAATGCTCATAAGGCAGTAGCTGAACACCTGATAGATACAGTGCAACAAGAATTTCTAACGGCTAAAAAACAATTAGAAACGCTTACCAAAGAGGTTATCACCAAAGAAACGGAGCTCAAAGAACTGCAAAAGCGTATAGAGAGTCAGACAGCAGAAAACGCAGAGCGTACGGATTTATGGCAACAAGAGAGCGAACGCTTGTCGCAATCAGTGTATTATACGACCTATCCTTCTGTGAAAATAGAAGAATATATCACGGATAAGATAGCAAAAACAGAACATCTTTTAGCGGAAAACGAGCGTCTTTTTGAAGTCCTCAACCGACTCAAATCGCTTACTGATGAGCTGAATACCCTTGCGAAAGACGTTGAAAATTACAAGCAACAACGGCAAAAATACAGTCAGCAATTACAGAGCTTACAACTTTCGGACGCTTGGCTCAACCTTTGGAAAACCGATATTGTGCAATTTCAAACCCAAATCACCACTGCTAAAACCGACTGGGAAGCGCATTCGGCTTGTATCGAGAAATACAAAAAGCGCCTTGCTGAACTCACCCAAGAGCGCACCGAGCTCGCCTCCTCACAACAAGTACTCCGTCAAGAGCTCACCGAATTGACAACGACAATCGATAAAGAGCAAGCGCAATTGCAAACGCTGAAAGAAGAACGTGCGGGATTGTTAGAAGGAAAATCGGTTCAAGTAATAGAAGAGAGTTACCAACAGCATTTAGAGCAATTAACAACTCTTTTAGAGCAAACGCAACAGCAATATAACGCTATTTTATTGGAGATGACGGCTAACGAAAAAACCTTAGAGACCTTAGCAATGCAACAACAGCAATCGCAAGCTCATATAGCCGAGTCAACTCACAAAATAGAAGAATGGCTTACAGCCTACAAGCCTGCTCAAATAGAGCATATAAGAAGGAAAATGCAAGAGTGGGCGAATCGTTCTCACGAATGGCTACAATCAGAGCGCCAAGCCCTTCAATCCTTAAATGACCGCATTGCACAATACAATACCATTGCGAATGAAAAACAGCAAGCGCTTGAAACACTAAAAGAAAAAAGACCACTCAACTTTACAGAAGAAGATATCGTCCAACAGTTGGCTGAACAGACAGCAGAAGAAGATACCTTTCGCGATACGGTAGTCACTCAAAAGAGTCGGCTTTTAAATGATGAGCAACAGCGAGCAATAGCAGTTGAGTTGCATACAGCCAAAGAAGAAAAGGAAAAACTCGCTCATCGCTGGAGCTTGCTCAACGACCTGATAGGAAGTAGTACAGGTAATGCGTTTCGCAAATACGCGCAGGAGTACACTTTGGATATGCTCTTGCAATATGCTAATGTGCAGATGCGCTACCTCAATAGGCGCTACACCCTGCAACGCATTCCTAACTCTCTTAGTCTGCAAGTGATAGACAACGATATGGGAGCTGAGGTACGGTCGGTATACTCACTTTCAGGAGGAGAATCGTTTTTGGTATCCTTGGCTTTAGCTTTGGCACTTTCGTCTCTTTCATCTACCAAAATGAACGTAGAAACCCTTTTTATAGACGAAGGTTTTGGTTCTTTAGACTCTGAGACACTTTCAGTAGCCTTAGATGCCTTAGAGAGTTTGCAAAATCAAGGGAAGAAAGTGGGAGTTATCTCTCACGTACAGGAGATGGTAGAGCGTATTGCTGTGAAAGTAGTGGTACAGAAGGAAGGTAATGGAAAGAGTAAGATAGTGGTTAGTAATTGATTATGAAGAGAATATATACGATAGGACATTCCACACATACATTGGAAGAATTTATAGAAATGTTACAATCGTTTGAGATACAACATTTAGTTGATATCAGAGGGTTACCAGGCTCTAACAAATATTTGCAATTTAATAAAGAAAACTTAGAGGTAGTATTACCCGAAATTGGGATAGCCTATACCCATCTCACGTTATTAGGTGGTAGACGTAAAGTACATAAAGACTCTAAGAATACTCGTTGGCATAACGAGTCCTTCCGAGCTTATGCTGATTATATGGAGACCTATGATTTTGAAAAAGGTATTGCTCAACTCATTGCTATAGCTGAAAAAGAAACTACTGCTTATATGTGTGCAGAGGCTGTTTGGTGGCGTTGTCATAGGTCGATGGTATCAGATTATTTGAAAGCCAAGGGTTGGCAAGTAAATCATATTATGGCAATAGGTAAGGAAGAACCTCATAGATACACCGCTCCTGCTCGTATTATAGGAGACAGAGTAGTGTATTACGATGATGGAGAGATTTTAAATCTCTAACACAATAAATCAGATATAGAAAAAGATTAGAGAAAATCTTTATTAAAAGAACTGTGAAAAAGTATGTAAACATTAAAATAATACGATGAAAGTAAAAGACATAACTAAAGTTCTTGAAACTCTTGCACCACTTGATTATGCTGAGAGTTTTGACAATGTAGGCTTATTGGTAGGTGACGCCAATGCCGAAGTAACAGGAGTGCTCATCACCTTAGATACATTAGAAGCTGTGGTAGAAGAAGCTGTTGAAAAGAATTGTAATCTTATTGTTAGTTTCCACCCGATTATCTTTAATGGGCTTAAATCGCTTACAGGGAAGACCTATGTGGAACGAGTAGTGATGAAAGCGATTCGACACCAAATAGCTATTTACAGTATGCATACGGCTTTGGATAATCAGCTGTTAGGAGTGAATGCTTCTATTGCTGACCATTTAGGATTGCATAATCGCTCCATACTTATTCCACAGCCTAATGTTATTAGAAAACTTATTACCTATGTTCCAAAAGCCAATGCTGAAAAGCTACGTAAAGCGCTCTTCGAAGCAGGAGCGGGGAATATTGGCAACTATGCGGAATGCAGTTTCAATCTTGAAGGGAAAGGCACTTATAAGGGCAATGAATCTTCGCACCCAACTATTGGTGAACCCAATGTATTTCACACAGAAGATGAAACACAAATAGGAGTTATTTTTCCCAAGCACTTACAATTTCAAATACTAAAAGCACTTCGCCAAAATCACCCCTATGAAGAGGTGGCTTATGAGATATATATACTCGAAAACGAGCACCAACATATAGGAATGGGTATGATAGGGGAATTTAAAACCCCGATGAGTGAGGCAGATTTCCTTGTTTATTTAAAAGAAAAAATGGAGGCAAGCTGTATTAGGTATTCAGCATTCAGGGGGAAAGAAGTGAAAAAAGTAGCTGTATTGGGAGGAAGTGGAGCTTTTGCAATAGAAGATGCTAAGCGAGCAGGAGCAGATGTTTTTGTGAGTGCAGACTTTAAATACCACGATTTTTTCAGGGCTGAGGGGAAAATATTATTAGCAGATATAGGTCATTTTGAAAGTGAACAATACATAAAATTTATTTTATTTGAGTATCTTTCAAAAAAAATTCCTACTTTTGCCCTCTCAATATCAAATGTAGATACAAATCCTATCAAATATTATTCATAGATATGGCACAAAAAGTGGATATAACCGTAGAAGAAAAATTAAGAGCATTGTATGATTTACAGCTTATCGATTCTAAGATTGATGAGTTACAGAACACTCGTGGAGAGCTTCCGTTAGAAGTTTCAGACCTTGAAGATGAGGTAGAGGGTTTAAAAAAACGTCACGTAAAGTTTAAAGAAGAGTTAGACGAATTGCAGGCAGGAATTGCTGAGAAGAAGGCAAAAATTGAAGAGGCAAAAGCCCTTATTAAAAAATATACTACCCAGCAAAAGAATGTACGTAACAATCGTGAATATACCTCTCTTTCTAAAGAGATAGAATTTCAAGAGTTAGAAGTACAGTTGGCAGAAAAACGCATTAAAGAAGGTAAAGCGCAAGTAGACCAAAAGAAAGAGGCTATTAAGCAAGTAGATGAGCGCAAAGCCCAACGTGATGCGCACCTCAAGCACAAAAAAGCTGAACTTGATTCTGTTTTGGCAGAAACTGAGAAAGAGGAAGAATTTTTAAGAGAAAAAGCAGAAGAGTATGCGGCTAAAATTGAAGAGCGTTTGCTAAAAGCCTATCAACGCATTCGCAGTAGTGTGATGAACCGTTTAGCAATAGTGCCAATTCAGCGTGGAGCCTCTGGAGGTTCATTCTTTGCTATTCCGCCACAAGTACAAGTAGAAATTGCCTCTCGTAGAAAGATTATTACTGATGAACACAGTGGACGAATCTTGGTAGATGCAGCTTTAGCTGAAGAAGAAAGAGAAAAGATGGAAACTTTGTTTAAAAGTTTTAAAGCATAGAAGATAAGTAATGAGGAAACTAATTATATTAAGAAAAATGAGTCCAGTGATCACTGGACTCATTTTATTTTTAATAAGCTTTAGCAAAAAGCACTCGTTTTTTCGAAGGCTTACCCGAGTAGATGCAATACCCAGACTCTTCCTTGATATCCAATGGTATACAACGTATCGTTGCTTTGGTCTCTTCTTTGATACGCTCTTCAGTTTCGGGAGTACCATCCCAGTGTGCTGAGAGGAAACCTCCTTTAGTTTCTAACAATTCCTTGAACTCGTCATAGCTATTTACCTCGGTAATATGGGTATTGCGGTACTCCAAAGCTTTGTTGTACATATTGGATTGAATATTCTCTAAAAGCTGCTGAATATGAGCTACAATTTGGTCACCAGCTACTGTCTCTTTGGTAAGAGTATCGCGACGGGCTACTTCGAAGGTATTGTGCTCTATGTCGCGTTGTCCTACAGCTAAGCGTACAGGTATCCCTTTGAGTTCGTACTCGTGGAACTTAAAGCCAGGAGACTGTGTATCACGATCGTCGAATTTTACACTAATATTGTGTTTTTTGAGTTCTTCAATTAAAGGCTGAATATGGGAGCGCACTTTTTCTAATTGTTCAGCTCCTTTGTAGATAGGCACGATTACCACTTGTATAGGAGCCAATTTAGGAGGAAGTACTAATCCATTGTCATCGCTGTGGGTCATAATGAGTGCTCCCATCAAGCGAGTAGAAACACCCCAAGAGCTCGCCCATACATATTCTTGTTTACCTTCTTTGCTCACATATTTCACGTCAAAGGCTTTGGCGAAGTTCTGTCCTAAGAAGTGTGATGTTCCTGCTTGCAGTGCTTTTCCATCTTGCATAAGGGCTTCTATACAGTAGGTATCGTCAGCCCCTGCAAAGCGTTCGCTTTCACTTTTTACACCTTTTATTACAGGCACAGCCATAAAGTTCTCTACAAAGTCAGCATATACGTTCATCATCTTTTGAGCTTCTTCTATGGCTTCGGCTTTAGTGGCGTGAGCGGTGTGTCCTTCTTGCCACAAGAATTCCGCAGTGCGAAGAAATAGACGGGTGCGCATCTCCCAGCGCACAACATTCGCCCATTGGTTGATGAGTATAGGCAAATCACGGTAAGACTGTATCCAGTTTTTGTAGGTGTTCCAAATAATTGCCTCTGAGGTAGGACGTACTATCAGCTCTTCTTCGAGTTTTGCTTCCGGGTCTACCATTAGTTTTCCTTTTTCATTAGGGTCGGCTTTAAGACGATAGTGGGTTACTACGGCACATTCTTTAGCAAAACCTTCAGCATTCTTTTCCTCTGCTTCAAAATAACTTTTGGGTACAAATAAAGGAAAATAAGCATTGGTGTGACCAGTTTCTTTAAACATACGGTCGAGTTCTGCTTGCATTTTTTCCCAAATAGC is from Capnocytophaga ochracea DSM 7271 and encodes:
- a CDS encoding type B 50S ribosomal protein L31, whose translation is MKKEIHPESYRLVAFKDMSNDDIFITKSTVETKETIEVEGVEYPLVKLEISRTSHPYYTGKSKLIDTAGRIDKFKNKYAKFQK
- a CDS encoding DUF488 domain-containing protein, translating into MKRIYTIGHSTHTLEEFIEMLQSFEIQHLVDIRGLPGSNKYLQFNKENLEVVLPEIGIAYTHLTLLGGRRKVHKDSKNTRWHNESFRAYADYMETYDFEKGIAQLIAIAEKETTAYMCAEAVWWRCHRSMVSDYLKAKGWQVNHIMAIGKEEPHRYTAPARIIGDRVVYYDDGEILNL
- a CDS encoding Nif3-like dinuclear metal center hexameric protein; the encoded protein is MKVKDITKVLETLAPLDYAESFDNVGLLVGDANAEVTGVLITLDTLEAVVEEAVEKNCNLIVSFHPIIFNGLKSLTGKTYVERVVMKAIRHQIAIYSMHTALDNQLLGVNASIADHLGLHNRSILIPQPNVIRKLITYVPKANAEKLRKALFEAGAGNIGNYAECSFNLEGKGTYKGNESSHPTIGEPNVFHTEDETQIGVIFPKHLQFQILKALRQNHPYEEVAYEIYILENEHQHIGMGMIGEFKTPMSEADFLVYLKEKMEASCIRYSAFRGKEVKKVAVLGGSGAFAIEDAKRAGADVFVSADFKYHDFFRAEGKILLADIGHFESEQYIKFILFEYLSKKIPTFALSISNVDTNPIKYYS
- a CDS encoding zinc ribbon domain-containing protein, which produces MAQKVDITVEEKLRALYDLQLIDSKIDELQNTRGELPLEVSDLEDEVEGLKKRHVKFKEELDELQAGIAEKKAKIEEAKALIKKYTTQQKNVRNNREYTSLSKEIEFQELEVQLAEKRIKEGKAQVDQKKEAIKQVDERKAQRDAHLKHKKAELDSVLAETEKEEEFLREKAEEYAAKIEERLLKAYQRIRSSVMNRLAIVPIQRGASGGSFFAIPPQVQVEIASRRKIITDEHSGRILVDAALAEEEREKMETLFKSFKA
- a CDS encoding AAA family ATPase, translated to MKILSVSLHNIASIEGPFTLNLEAEPLKSVGLFAITGATGAGKSTILDAICLALYNDTPRLATTKNSVAIADGSAEVQVNNVKNLLRKGAISGYAKVVFQAVDGKTYEAEWQVRRAYNKLSGAIQPETLQLTCLTDNQLIAENRKTLVLEKIKECVGLTFDEFTKSVILAQGDFTSFLKANDDKRSDILEKLTGTEIYTRISKQVYELNKQHKNELQLLEKQLENIVFLTEEERSALTEQLTADEERLKTLQASLATLKEQQQWFDNQKLYTQQWQEAIANKEKAEQEKTSQAERFGELAIIEQLQAIKGDILTEQREKELLATAQQHLKEATAEKERLTANKAKVSEQKLLTENDLATAKKAYEIAKPFIARAKELDVRLAELTQIFEQKQQQQEAKETALQAKKESLEKVTEHIQKGERYIQQEEQWLNTHPDEAQLYRNALWLKQLVEEQQQLNEKLTAHSQAEERLRQQLNELKAQYPIQALPSTDIEMLAKQQKAYLTALQVYQADREIAKHIKQYTDAKVQREALLQEMQNTQSQILETLQRLKTEKIATQIACDTAERIYQRAQIENTKDVAFLREHLVEGEACPVCGSVHHPNAHKAVAEHLIDTVQQEFLTAKKQLETLTKEVITKETELKELQKRIESQTAENAERTDLWQQESERLSQSVYYTTYPSVKIEEYITDKIAKTEHLLAENERLFEVLNRLKSLTDELNTLAKDVENYKQQRQKYSQQLQSLQLSDAWLNLWKTDIVQFQTQITTAKTDWEAHSACIEKYKKRLAELTQERTELASSQQVLRQELTELTTTIDKEQAQLQTLKEERAGLLEGKSVQVIEESYQQHLEQLTTLLEQTQQQYNAILLEMTANEKTLETLAMQQQQSQAHIAESTHKIEEWLTAYKPAQIEHIRRKMQEWANRSHEWLQSERQALQSLNDRIAQYNTIANEKQQALETLKEKRPLNFTEEDIVQQLAEQTAEEDTFRDTVVTQKSRLLNDEQQRAIAVELHTAKEEKEKLAHRWSLLNDLIGSSTGNAFRKYAQEYTLDMLLQYANVQMRYLNRRYTLQRIPNSLSLQVIDNDMGAEVRSVYSLSGGESFLVSLALALALSSLSSTKMNVETLFIDEGFGSLDSETLSVALDALESLQNQGKKVGVISHVQEMVERIAVKVVVQKEGNGKSKIVVSN
- the proS gene encoding proline--tRNA ligase, whose protein sequence is MSKNLTSRSEDYSKWYNELVVKADLAESSGVRGCMVIKPYGYAIWEKMQAELDRMFKETGHTNAYFPLFVPKSYFEAEEKNAEGFAKECAVVTHYRLKADPNEKGKLMVDPEAKLEEELIVRPTSEAIIWNTYKNWIQSYRDLPILINQWANVVRWEMRTRLFLRTAEFLWQEGHTAHATKAEAIEEAQKMMNVYADFVENFMAVPVIKGVKSESERFAGADDTYCIEALMQDGKALQAGTSHFLGQNFAKAFDVKYVSKEGKQEYVWASSWGVSTRLMGALIMTHSDDNGLVLPPKLAPIQVVIVPIYKGAEQLEKVRSHIQPLIEELKKHNISVKFDDRDTQSPGFKFHEYELKGIPVRLAVGQRDIEHNTFEVARRDTLTKETVAGDQIVAHIQQLLENIQSNMYNKALEYRNTHITEVNSYDEFKELLETKGGFLSAHWDGTPETEERIKEETKATIRCIPLDIKEESGYCIYSGKPSKKRVLFAKAY